Proteins from a genomic interval of Arachis hypogaea cultivar Tifrunner chromosome 10, arahy.Tifrunner.gnm2.J5K5, whole genome shotgun sequence:
- the LOC112715915 gene encoding uncharacterized protein: MASKSKAEEEEEVKIPVFTVLKNNTILKNIFIVNKPPSPSASRSSHEDVLMVGRHPDCDLMLTHPSISRFHLQIRSKPSSQSLFVQDLSSVHGTWISGKKVEAGASVEMKAGDTLKIGVSSRVYRLHWIPINRAYDMENLFLSQLEAVPEEEQQEEEERKQMLKNCIPVEEEEIQSVDSILKCISSLFLDENFGVTKENEILAASPVLEEMESQCRDEMIGLPSSAVENKLSDSIIEVHSPPDLESAAKCDETWTDYWSESTCIKAVKVVGQGTEMQGFYTPPGKIPSQLSSCENQWSCLLFNTDPASFEEEYVAEAIVHTESEYECTAKDTGKVTDILSAGGGVCSYDDTCRSVEEVIPYKNCKHIEVEQVGVDSLPDGEKQDPCGEDIGNKYTAGICSSSMASETVLSIRNNKTLQYNMETFGSCKEAMAKKSTNSNIWSRRGKAANAPQIQTSKSASRSKASADEEEDDDEEVFTPDKENFSPNTLQLLCSKKMGMLEEVKPSKSQRSQKDLFSVLDGVKEELFAPDQENLSPNTLRLHHLAKKSILEETKCFKAQCSQNSGSLFSANIYPDENIIPSSHKENEAPKVVPEHKSRRRPFGSLEMAQCSKSSNRKIMAASKKENATPKLAQEPKSRRKPFGNHIELATDTMTLDNRVARVPFQLLIDAGGTTRPVSAAKGIDVSKDGRMFDMHINHSDICWDQKRSWDMVVDTATLMNKESRNALQLLQGLKGTQLIVPRSVIRELDSKKRQYSIFKRNSEASLALEWIEDCMVKTRWWIHVQSSMEEERLIAPTPPASPRTQFNEESWTFPAAILEIASPTAEDQILDFALAYKRRKNDGQLVLLSEDVTLKIKSMAEGLLCEPAQEFRASLVNPFSERFLWTNSSPRGQTWSCQDDHVLREKYCRLPVRKSSKGAASGLKLILLHNSQYGK, from the exons ATGGCTTCCAAATCaaaagctgaagaagaagaggaggtaaAGATCCCAGTTTTCACAGTGCTGAAGAACAACACGATCCTGAAGAACATCTTCATTGTCAACAAGCCCCCGTCACCGTCAGCCTCAAGAAGCTCTCACGAAGATGTTCTGATGGTTGGTCGCCACCCTGATTGCGACCTCATGCTCACTCACCCCAGCATCAGCCGATTCCACCTCCAAATCCGCTCCAAACCCTCCTCTCAATCTCTCTTCGTTCAAGATTTATCTTCCG TTCACGGGACATGGATTTCTGGGAAGAAGGTGGAAGCTGGAGCTAGCGTCGAGATGAAGGCAGGTGACACGCTCAAGATCGGGGTTTCCAGCAGGGTTTATCGTCTACATTGGATTCCCATTAACCGTGCCTATGATATGGAAAACCTATTTCTGTCCCAGCTTGAGGCGGTTCCAGAGGAAGAAcaacaagaggaagaggagagAAAACAG ATGTTGAAGAATTGTATTcctgttgaagaggaagaaattcagTCAGTGGATTCAATTCTCAAGTGTATCTCCTCTTTATTCCTTGATGAGAATTTCGGAGTTACCAAAGAAAATGAGATTCTAGCCGCATCCCCCGTGTTGGAAGAAATGGAGAGTCAATGCAGAGATGAAATGATTGGACTTCCAAGCTCTGCTGTTGAAAATAAACTCTCTGACTCTATAATCGAGGTTCATTCACCACCTGATTTGGAATCAGCTGCCAAATGTGATGAGACGTGGACAGATTATTGGTCAGAGAGTACATGTATCAAAGCTGTGAAAGTTGTTGGCCAGGGAACTGAGATGCAGGGATTCTACACTCCACCtggcaaaattccttctcaattGTCGTCCTGTGAAAATCAGTGGTCCTGCTTGCTTTTTAATACTGATCCTGCATCTTTTGAGGAAGAATATGTAGCCGAGGCTATAGTACATACAGAATCTGAGTATGAGTGTACAGCCAAAGATACTGGAAAGGTTACTGACATTTTATCTGCTGGAGGAGGAGTGTGCAGTTACGATGACACATGCAGGTCAGTTGAGGAAGTAATTCCTTATAAGAATTGTAAACACATCGAAGTTGAACAAGTTGGTGTGGATTCACTACCTGATGGAGAGAAACAAGATCCATGTGGTGAAGATATTGGAAACAAATACACTGCTGGTATCTGCTCCTCATCAATGGCTTCAGAAACTGTTCTGAGTATTAGGAATAACAAGACCCTCCAATATAATATGGAAACCTTTGGAAGTTGCAAAGAAGCAATGgctaaaaaatcaacaaatagtAATATTTGGTCAAGAAGGGGTAAAGCTGCCAATGCTCCCCAAATTCAAACCAGCAAGAGTGCATCTAGGAGCAAGGCTAGTGCTGATGAGGAAGAAGACGATGATGAGGAAGTCTTCACTCCAGATAAGGAAAATTTCAGTCCAAATACCCTTCAATTGCTCTGCTCCAAAAAGATGGGCATGCTTGAAGAAGTTAAGCCTTCCAAGTCTCAAAGGTCGCAGAAGGATCTTTTCTCTGTTTTGGATGGGGTGAAAGAAGAATTATTTGCTCCAGATCAGGAAAATCTCAGCCCAAATACTCTTAGACTGCATCATCTGGCAAAGAAGAGTATTCTCGAAGAAACTAAATGTTTCAAAGCTCAATGTTCACAAAATTCAGGGAGCCTATTTAGTGCCAACATCTATCCAGATGAAAATATAATTCCCTCTTCACACAAAGAGAATGAAGCTCCAAAAGTAGTCCCAGAGCACAAATCACGAAGAAGGCCTTTTGGCAGTCTTGAGATGGCACAGTGCTCAAAAAGTTCAAATAGAAAGATAATGGCTGCTTCAAAGAAAGAGAACGCAACTCCAAAACTAGCCCAAGAACCGAAGTCACGAAGAAAACCTTTTGGCAATCATATTGAGCTGGCAACAGATACTATGACACTGGATAACAGAGTGGCAAGGGTGCCCTTCCAACTTCTAATAGATGCAGGAGGGACCACCCGTCCTGTTTCTGCTGCAAAAGGCATTGATGTTAGTAAGGATGGACGAATGTTTGACATGCACATCAACCATTCG GATATTTGCTGGGACCAAAAGAGGAGCTGGGATATGGTTGTGGACACTGCAACTCTTATGAACAAGGAATCAAGGAATGCTCTACAGCTTTTACAAGGTCTCAAGGGAACTCAATTAATCGTCCCAAGATCAG TCATAAGGGAGCTGGACAGTAAGAAGAGACAGTACtcgatttttaaaagaaactcaGAGGCTTCCTTGGCACTAGAATGGATTGAGGACTGTATGGTGAAGACAAGATGGTGGATTCATGTCCAAAGCTCAATGGAagaagaaaggttgattgctccTACCCCACCTGCTTCTCCTCGAACTCAGTTTAATGAAGAGAGTTGGACTTTTCCTGCTGCGATTTTGGAAATAGCTTCACCGACAGCGGAAGATCAAATCCTTGACTTTGCTCTTGCATATAAAAGAAGGAAAAATGATGGACAACTTGTCCTGCTTAGTGAGGATGTCACTTTGAAGATCAAAAGCATGGCAGAG GGGTTGCTCTGTGAACCAGCGCAGGAATTTCGCGCAAGCCTGGTGAATCCATTCTCAGAGAGGTTCCTATGGACCAACAGCTCTCCTCGAGGGCAGACTTGGTCTTGTCAGGATGATCATGTTTTGAGGGAGAAGTACTGTCGTCTGCCGGTGAGGAAGTCATCAAAGGGTGCTGCAAGTGGATTGAAGCTCATTCTGCTTCACAATTCTCAGTATGGAAAATGA
- the LOC112715916 gene encoding uncharacterized protein: MEEVKSAVEEHMDLMADLVQKLSSELRAGLRPAYDNFIGFFHAIDWKEPWLIGLVGFHIVLLLVTIITRRKTNFQMCLFLLTLAGVYLAERLNTVLRMNSKSFSSQNYFDPNGLFISVLWSGPLLVIAMIILINTLFSLCYLIVRWKRAELRHRASIARNKEE, translated from the exons ATGGAGGAGGTGAAATCTGCAGTGGAGGAGCACATGGATCTCATGGCGGATCTCGTCCAGAAGCTGTCTTCCGAGCTTCGTGCCGGCCTCCGCCCCGCCTACGATAACTTCATCGGCTTCTTCCATGCCATTGATTGGAAG GAACCATGGTTGATTGGTTTGGTTGGGTTCCACATAGTGTTGCTTCTTGTGACTATCATCACCAGGAGGAAAACTAACTTCCAGATGTGTTTGTTTCTTCTCACAT TGGCTGGTGTATATCTCGCTGAGAGGCTTAACACTGTTCTGAGGATGAACTCGAAAAGCTTCTCTAGTCAAAACTATTTTGATCCAAATGGACTATTTATCTCAGTTCTTTGGTCGGGGCCCCTTCTTGTCATTGCTATGATAATTCTG ATCAACACACTTTTCTCCTTGTGTTACTTGATTGTTAGGTGGAAAAGAGCTGAACTAAGACATCGTGCAAGCATTGCTCGTAATAAGGAGGAATAG
- the LOC112717718 gene encoding uncharacterized protein, giving the protein MEETFVGQGLHDVAGLTEFRLGQSFQSKEEAVLSVKDYSIRRGVEADASITIKVLQEATESTYGFRLSYRKVWMAKQKAVAQIYGDWEVSYGELPRWILGVRSTMDGTIALLKTSPVRVGDQVDESTVYFHRLFWTFPPCIEAFRHCKPLVSIDGTHLYGKYGGTLLLVIAQDGNSNILLIAFALVEEENTESWSYFLTNLRRHVTPQMGILVIFYKHDDIKAALETPDSGWQPLHAFKGQDARRWLVNAAYAKTEAEFEYWFDIMRTKNSAMCDWANRMEYERWTQHKDGGRRYGHMTTNISKCVNSVLKGTKNLPVMSLVKSTYLRLAELFVVRGQSAEAQLGGRHRFSQALVKAIEQNLKDSRCFTVTLFDKHQSAYTIAETTPTGKFSLGTYRVSLRDRTCDCGNFQALHYPYCHAITCCDQSRLDWVTFVDEVYSMAEVFKVYQMAFAPCIPKGLWPPYDGPTVIPDPNMRRARESQPRSTQIHNNMEEGDPNRPKRCGLCR; this is encoded by the exons ATGGAGGAGACGTTTGTGGGTCAGGGTCTGCATGATGTAGCTGGTCTGACGGAATTTCGTCTTGGCCAATCTTTCCAGAGTAAGGAGGAAGCTGTGCTGAGTGTGAAAGATTACAGCATCCGACGTGGAGTTGA AGCGGATGCGTCGATTACGATTAAAGTGTTGCAGGAAGCAACTGAGTCCACCTATGGTTTCAGGCTTAGTTATAGGAAGgtttggatggcgaagcagaaggcagtAGCACAGATCTACGGGGACTGGGAGGTGTCTTATGGCGAGCTTCCCCGTTGGATCCTTGGGGTGAGGTCCACCATGGATGGTACGATAGCTCTTCTGAAGACCTCTCCGGTTAGAGTGGGTGATCAGGTTGATGAATCGACTGTCTACTTTCACCGTCTTTTCTGGACATTTCCTCCCTGTATTGAGGCATTTCGACACTGTAAACCTCTAGTCAGCATCGATGGTACTCACTTGTATGGTAAGTACGGAGGCACCTTGTTATTAGTAATTGCTCAAGACGGAAACTCGAACATCCTGCTTATTGCTTTTGCACTTGTGGAGGAAGAAAATACAGAGTCTTGGTCATACTTTCTCACCAACCTTAGAAGACATGTGACGCCACAAATGGGCATTCTGGTGATTTTTTACAAGCACGACGACATCAAGGCGGCACTAGAGACACCTGATAGTGGATGGCAACCTCTTCATGC CTTCAAGGGGCAGGATGCTAGGAGGTGGCTGGTGAATGCTGCTTATGCTAAGACAGAGGCCGAGTTTGAGTATTGGTTTGACATCATGAGAACAAAGAATTCAGCTATGTGTGATTGGGCAAATAGGATGGAGTATGAGAGGTGGACACAACACAAGGATGGAGGCAGGCGATACGGTCACATGACGACCAACATATCTAAGTGTGTCAATTCTGTTTTGAAGGGAACCAAGAATCTACCAGTGATGTCGTTGGTCAAGTCGACGTACTTAAGGCTTGCAGAGCTGTTTGTTGTTCGGGGTCAGTCAGCAGAGGCACAACTGGGGGGCAGACACCGATTTTCCCAGGCACTTGTTAAAGCCATTGAGCAGAACTTGAAGGATTCAAGGTGTTTCACAGTGACACTATTTGATAAGCATCAGTCCGCGTATACTATCGCGGAGACTACACCTACGGGTAAGTTTTCATTGGGAACTTACCGAGTTTCGCTTAGAGATCGTACGTGCGACTGTGGCAATTTTCAGGCCCTGCACTACCCCTATTGCCATGCAATCACATGCTGTGATCAGTCACGACTGGATTGGGTCACATTCGTTGATGAAGTTTACAGCATGGCTGAGGTTTTTAAGGTGTATCAGATGGCCTTTGCACCTTGTATTCCAAAGGGGCTTTGGCCGCCATATGACGGACCGACTGTCATCCCTGACCCTAACATGAGACGTGCTAGAGAGAGTCAACCACGGTCCACACAGATCCACAACAACATGGAAGAAGGTGACCCCAACAGGCCAAAACGATGTGGCCTTTGTAGGTAG